The proteins below are encoded in one region of Winogradskyella helgolandensis:
- a CDS encoding low molecular weight protein-tyrosine-phosphatase, which produces MISILMVCLGNICRSPLAHGIMQSKLPDDLFYVDSAGTGAYHIGNAPDKRSINVAKQNGLDISTQSARQFKVSDFDAFDIIYAMDESNYNNIVSLARNTRDIKKVKMFLEANSSIQNKNVPDPYYGGQDGFKYVFELINDTCDALVKELID; this is translated from the coding sequence ATGATTAGTATTTTAATGGTGTGCTTAGGTAATATTTGCCGTTCGCCATTAGCTCATGGCATCATGCAATCTAAACTTCCTGATGATCTTTTTTATGTTGATTCCGCTGGCACTGGCGCTTATCATATTGGAAATGCACCAGATAAACGTTCCATTAACGTTGCAAAACAAAATGGATTAGATATTAGTACACAAAGCGCCAGACAATTTAAAGTATCCGATTTTGATGCCTTTGATATAATCTACGCCATGGACGAATCAAACTATAATAACATCGTTAGCTTAGCTAGAAACACGAGAGATATTAAAAAAGTAAAAATGTTTCTTGAAGCGAATTCTTCAATCCAAAACAAAAACGTACCCGATCCTTACTATGGAGGCCAAGACGGTTTTAAATATGTTTTTGAACTTATTAATGACACATGCGATGCATTAGTTAAAGAACTAATTGACTAA
- a CDS encoding SAM-dependent methyltransferase, which produces MSNTKGKLYLIPTRLGDNPPLEVLPISIKKIVEDLDYYIVENEKTARRFIKRISPGKSQPSLKLQVLNKYTTEAERNTFLNPCLEGVSIGLLSEAGCPAIADPGADIAALAHQMDIRVVPLVGPSSILLALMASGMNGQSFTFNGYLPIDKSERKSKLKTLERLSLELNQAQIFIETPYRNMKMLEDLINVLHPNTRLCVACDLTLPTEFIKTMTVNDWKHNKEDLHKRPAIFIIQKN; this is translated from the coding sequence ATGAGCAATACCAAAGGAAAACTATACCTCATACCTACACGATTAGGTGATAATCCACCTCTTGAGGTTTTACCAATTTCTATAAAAAAAATAGTTGAGGATCTTGATTATTACATTGTTGAAAACGAAAAGACGGCACGCCGTTTTATAAAACGTATTTCACCAGGAAAATCACAACCATCATTAAAGCTACAGGTACTTAATAAATACACTACAGAAGCAGAACGCAATACCTTTTTAAATCCTTGTTTAGAAGGGGTTTCTATCGGTTTACTCTCAGAAGCTGGCTGTCCAGCAATTGCAGATCCTGGCGCTGATATCGCGGCTTTAGCACACCAGATGGATATTAGAGTGGTGCCACTTGTTGGTCCTTCGTCTATATTATTGGCCTTAATGGCTTCTGGAATGAATGGACAAAGTTTTACGTTTAATGGTTATTTACCTATTGACAAATCTGAACGAAAGTCTAAATTAAAGACATTAGAACGTTTGTCGTTAGAATTAAATCAGGCACAAATTTTTATTGAAACACCCTATAGGAATATGAAAATGCTTGAAGATTTAATCAATGTACTACATCCAAACACTAGACTTTGTGTGGCTTGTGATTTAACTTTACCAACAGAGTTTATTAAAACAATGACGGTTAATGATTGGAAGCATAATAAGGAAGATCTTCACAAGAGACCTGCAATATTTATTATTCAGAAAAATTAA
- a CDS encoding PQQ-dependent sugar dehydrogenase gives MKTTITLFFTAFIFFQYTYAQELELELITSNLSKPVSIKHAGDDRLFIVEQAGVIKIIDNSGTLQTTPFLDINSLVINSGNERGLLGLAFHPDYANNGYFFVNYINNSGDTVISRFTMDATNPEIADPDSELIILSYDQPYSNHNGGDLAFGTDGYLYTSSGDGGSSGDPQNRAQNKLSFLGKILRLNIDIPTETENYSIPSDNPFVDDSDALPEIWAYGLRNPWRFSFDRLNGDQWIADVGQGTYEEINRVSAEDAATGLNYGWKCYEGNNSYDTSGCADQSTYTFPINGYSHFGDGDPKCSITGGYRYRATTYPNLYGWYFFADLCSQEIGYLVYDEANDVWSRTFQQFSGQWSAFGEDVNGDIYVSDLAGGHIYKLTDTTLSNNDHLLSAITVYPNPTNNVIHINFGSNNNTNALTKIAIYDIQGKKIKSINRTTETIQTINTTKLSNGIYILKINIENGKQSTHKLVIH, from the coding sequence ATGAAAACGACTATAACACTTTTTTTTACAGCCTTCATATTTTTTCAATATACATATGCTCAAGAATTAGAGTTAGAACTGATCACTTCTAATTTAAGCAAACCGGTTAGCATTAAACACGCAGGTGATGATAGGTTGTTTATCGTAGAACAAGCTGGTGTTATAAAAATAATTGATAATTCAGGCACCTTACAAACGACACCTTTCTTAGATATTAATAGTCTTGTAATAAATTCGGGAAACGAAAGAGGTCTTTTAGGTCTAGCCTTTCATCCCGATTATGCAAACAACGGTTACTTTTTCGTCAACTATATTAATAACTCTGGAGACACTGTAATTTCTAGATTTACAATGGATGCCACCAACCCAGAAATAGCCGATCCCGATTCTGAACTTATAATACTTTCTTACGATCAGCCGTATTCCAATCATAATGGTGGAGATTTAGCATTTGGCACCGATGGATACTTATATACATCTTCTGGGGATGGAGGTTCTAGTGGAGATCCTCAAAATCGAGCACAAAATAAATTAAGCTTTTTAGGAAAAATATTAAGGTTAAATATTGATATTCCAACTGAAACTGAAAACTACAGCATTCCTTCCGATAATCCGTTTGTTGATGATTCTGATGCTTTACCCGAAATTTGGGCTTACGGACTTAGAAATCCTTGGAGATTTTCTTTTGACCGTCTTAATGGAGATCAATGGATTGCTGATGTTGGTCAAGGTACTTACGAGGAAATCAATAGAGTTTCCGCTGAAGATGCAGCAACAGGACTAAACTACGGTTGGAAATGCTACGAAGGTAATAATTCTTATGACACGTCTGGTTGTGCAGATCAGAGCACATATACGTTTCCTATTAATGGTTATAGCCATTTTGGAGATGGTGATCCTAAATGCTCAATTACCGGAGGTTATAGATACAGAGCAACTACTTATCCTAATTTGTATGGTTGGTATTTCTTTGCAGACTTATGTAGTCAAGAAATCGGATATTTGGTTTACGATGAAGCTAATGACGTTTGGAGTAGAACATTTCAGCAATTTTCTGGACAATGGTCTGCATTCGGAGAAGATGTGAATGGAGATATTTATGTTTCAGACCTTGCAGGAGGTCATATTTATAAACTTACAGACACAACTCTAAGCAATAATGATCATTTATTATCAGCAATAACAGTCTACCCCAACCCAACGAATAACGTCATTCATATCAATTTTGGTTCAAATAACAATACAAATGCCTTAACCAAAATAGCTATTTACGATATACAGGGTAAAAAGATAAAGTCAATTAATCGGACTACCGAAACTATTCAAACTATAAACACAACCAAATTATCTAACGGTATTTATATTTTAAAAATAAATATTGAAAACGGAAAACAAAGCACACATAAACTAGTAATACATTAA
- a CDS encoding IMPACT family protein translates to MEIDTYKTITKPAQGEIFKDKNSKFYGFAFPVTNEEQIKQHLDDLKKEHYAARHWCYAYQIGTETFQYRANDDGEPNNSAGMPIYGQIQSFDVTNTLIIVVRYYGGIKLGVGGLINAYRTGAQLALEASEIVERTINKKFQLNFEYKNMSKVMRLLKENDVEIINQTLELDCLLEISVRKNNSLKLFELFNQFFGVEIKEL, encoded by the coding sequence ATGGAAATCGACACATATAAAACAATAACAAAACCAGCGCAAGGCGAAATATTTAAAGACAAGAATAGTAAGTTTTATGGTTTTGCTTTTCCGGTAACAAATGAAGAGCAGATAAAGCAACATCTCGACGATTTAAAAAAAGAACATTATGCTGCTAGGCATTGGTGCTATGCTTATCAGATAGGAACTGAAACCTTTCAATACAGAGCCAATGATGATGGAGAACCTAACAATTCTGCAGGAATGCCAATTTATGGTCAAATTCAATCTTTTGATGTCACCAATACTCTAATCATAGTCGTTAGGTATTATGGTGGTATAAAACTTGGTGTTGGTGGCTTAATAAACGCTTACAGAACAGGAGCACAATTAGCATTAGAAGCTTCAGAAATTGTTGAACGCACTATAAATAAAAAATTTCAACTCAATTTCGAATATAAAAACATGAGTAAAGTGATGCGTTTATTAAAAGAAAATGATGTTGAAATTATTAATCAAACTCTCGAACTCGATTGTTTGTTAGAAATATCTGTCAGAAAAAACAACAGCCTAAAATTATTTGAACTATTCAACCAATTTTTCGGAGTTGAAATCAAAGAATTATAA
- a CDS encoding acyl-CoA thioesterase, translated as MNYNETSVRVRYGETDQMGVVYHGNYAVYFEVGRTEWLREFGLSYSGMEADGIMLPVVSLTINYKNSARYDDVLKVKTTLKKMPTATIEFEYELRNESDVLLATGSTILAFVSMERNRPTRCPKYLLDKLQDYSL; from the coding sequence ATGAATTATAATGAAACAAGTGTTAGAGTACGTTATGGAGAGACTGACCAGATGGGAGTTGTGTATCATGGTAATTATGCAGTGTATTTTGAAGTGGGTAGAACAGAGTGGTTACGTGAATTTGGGCTGAGTTACAGCGGGATGGAGGCTGATGGAATTATGTTGCCAGTAGTTTCTTTGACTATAAATTACAAAAATTCAGCACGTTATGATGATGTGCTTAAAGTAAAAACGACATTGAAAAAGATGCCAACAGCTACCATTGAATTTGAATATGAATTACGAAATGAATCTGACGTTTTATTGGCGACTGGTAGTACGATTTTAGCATTTGTTAGCATGGAAAGGAATAGACCAACGCGTTGCCCAAAATATCTTTTAGACAAACTGCAAGATTATTCGTTATAA
- a CDS encoding aryl-sulfate sulfotransferase yields MRKILFLIVIITFNLTKAQETVGLIFNDFSEIKSNGYTLFNPSSDNRVFLINNCGEVVNQWEFESLDSRNGYLLENGNLLVGSELTTEIKDWDDNLIWSINYLDFLGTSIHHDIEPLPNGNYLVLVRDVYSKLDLIEEGLDPTYFLDTMVLDKVLEIEPVGTNSANIVWEWKLFDHLVQDYDSSKPNYGVISSNPRLWNLNYDGGQGSNPIHANAIDYNAELDQIVISSRHLSEVFIIDHSTTTNQASTNSGGIYNRGGDFLWRWGNPQVYNQGTASDQKLGRQHDIKWITEGPNQGKLSVFSNDGYGSNLSASSVHIIDPNAINGVYSLSSGTFLPQSYFWSWDGIIMNEVMHGGAQCGVQIMSNGNALINESDIGRLSEIDSSGKVIWVYMIPVSNNSNFDQFEQPIGNGSFRAHRYPEDYSGFDNLVFNTSGIIEDVNSISQECIDLEMLSVDDTNFNILNAYPNPTRDVLNFNIPIDHIKVYDLSGKMVLSKEHSENINLENLANGLYIVSLLNAENSKFIKISKK; encoded by the coding sequence ATGAGGAAAATTCTATTTTTAATTGTAATAATCACCTTTAATTTAACAAAAGCTCAAGAAACGGTTGGCTTAATTTTTAATGATTTCAGTGAAATAAAGTCAAATGGATATACCTTATTTAATCCTTCTTCTGATAATAGGGTATTTCTAATTAATAATTGTGGTGAAGTTGTAAATCAATGGGAGTTTGAGAGTCTTGATAGTAGAAATGGTTATCTCTTAGAGAATGGTAATCTTTTAGTAGGTAGTGAGTTGACCACCGAAATTAAAGATTGGGATGACAATTTAATTTGGAGTATTAATTACCTAGATTTTCTTGGGACTTCAATTCATCATGATATTGAGCCACTACCCAATGGTAATTATTTAGTATTGGTGAGAGATGTGTATAGTAAGTTAGATTTAATTGAAGAAGGTTTAGATCCTACGTATTTTTTGGACACCATGGTGCTTGATAAGGTTTTAGAAATTGAACCCGTAGGTACAAATTCAGCTAATATAGTATGGGAGTGGAAGTTATTTGATCATTTAGTTCAGGATTATGATAGTTCTAAACCTAATTATGGTGTAATCTCTTCAAACCCTCGATTATGGAATCTTAATTATGATGGTGGTCAGGGCTCCAATCCCATACACGCTAACGCAATTGACTATAATGCAGAATTAGATCAAATAGTAATTTCATCTAGGCACTTAAGCGAAGTGTTCATTATTGATCACAGTACGACAACAAATCAAGCATCAACGAATAGTGGTGGTATATATAATAGAGGGGGTGATTTTTTATGGAGATGGGGAAATCCTCAAGTATATAATCAGGGAACAGCTTCTGATCAGAAGCTTGGTAGACAGCATGATATTAAGTGGATTACTGAAGGACCTAACCAAGGTAAGTTGTCAGTATTTAGTAATGATGGCTACGGTAGTAATCTATCTGCTTCTTCTGTTCATATCATTGATCCAAACGCTATTAATGGTGTTTACAGTCTAAGTTCAGGTACGTTTTTGCCACAAAGTTATTTTTGGTCATGGGATGGTATCATTATGAACGAAGTTATGCATGGAGGAGCACAATGTGGTGTTCAAATTATGTCTAATGGAAATGCTTTAATTAATGAATCTGATATTGGGAGACTTTCAGAAATTGATAGCTCAGGTAAAGTGATATGGGTTTACATGATTCCTGTTAGTAATAATTCTAATTTCGACCAATTTGAACAACCAATAGGTAATGGTTCTTTTAGAGCTCATCGATATCCTGAAGATTACAGTGGTTTTGATAACTTAGTTTTTAATACTTCCGGAATTATTGAAGATGTAAATTCAATCTCTCAAGAGTGTATAGATTTAGAGATGTTATCGGTTGATGATACAAATTTTAATATCCTAAATGCTTACCCTAATCCTACAAGAGACGTTTTAAATTTTAATATTCCTATTGATCATATTAAGGTTTATGATTTGTCGGGAAAAATGGTATTAAGTAAAGAACACTCTGAAAATATAAATTTAGAGAATCTAGCAAATGGATTATATATTGTTAGTCTATTAAATGCTGAAAATTCTAAATTTATTAAAATATCAAAAAAATAA
- the ribD gene encoding bifunctional diaminohydroxyphosphoribosylaminopyrimidine deaminase/5-amino-6-(5-phosphoribosylamino)uracil reductase RibD: MTNHETYITRCLQIAKNGLGTTRPNPMVGAVIVYNDKIIGEGFTSKYGDSHAEVNAINSVKDKALLLDSTLYVTLEPCSHFGKTPPCSDLIVSYKIPNVVIGCVDDNPDVAGKGIAKLRASGCNVSVGILETECKAHHKRFFTFHNKKRPYIILKWAETEDGFIAPLKRDEQKPVWITNPYSRQLVHKWRAEEHAILVGTNTVIEDNPSLTVRDWSGKNPIRVVLDKTSKLNANYAVFNNEEKTIRVTNEDIDFEKPIAIQIADLLFKQNINSIIIEGGSQTLQTFINENLWDEARVFTGNTSFKTGIKSPKLEGTLISESQIKTDLLRIYAKD; encoded by the coding sequence TTGACCAACCACGAAACCTACATAACACGCTGTTTACAAATTGCAAAAAACGGATTGGGAACCACAAGACCAAATCCTATGGTTGGGGCTGTAATAGTCTATAATGACAAAATTATAGGAGAAGGCTTCACTAGTAAATATGGAGATAGTCATGCAGAAGTAAATGCTATAAATTCAGTAAAGGACAAAGCGCTTTTATTAGATAGTACACTTTACGTTACCTTAGAACCTTGTAGCCATTTTGGAAAAACACCTCCTTGTAGCGATTTAATTGTTTCTTATAAAATTCCGAATGTGGTTATTGGTTGTGTTGATGATAATCCGGACGTTGCAGGCAAAGGCATCGCAAAACTTAGAGCTTCAGGATGCAATGTCTCGGTTGGTATTTTAGAAACGGAATGTAAAGCACATCACAAGCGTTTTTTTACGTTTCACAATAAAAAGCGTCCTTATATTATATTAAAATGGGCTGAAACTGAAGATGGTTTTATAGCTCCTCTTAAAAGGGATGAACAAAAACCAGTTTGGATAACTAATCCATATTCACGTCAATTAGTACATAAATGGCGTGCCGAAGAACACGCAATTTTAGTAGGAACCAATACGGTTATTGAAGACAATCCGAGTTTAACGGTTAGAGATTGGTCTGGCAAGAATCCCATTAGAGTGGTATTAGACAAAACTTCAAAATTAAACGCTAACTACGCCGTTTTTAATAATGAAGAGAAAACCATACGAGTTACAAATGAAGATATTGATTTTGAAAAACCGATAGCAATTCAAATTGCGGATTTATTATTCAAACAAAATATCAACTCTATAATTATTGAAGGCGGTTCACAAACGCTTCAAACTTTTATAAATGAAAATCTTTGGGATGAAGCACGCGTTTTTACAGGTAACACAAGCTTTAAAACCGGTATAAAGTCACCGAAATTAGAAGGAACTTTAATTTCTGAGTCTCAAATAAAAACTGATTTATTAAGAATTTATGCAAAAGATTAA
- a CDS encoding peptidoglycan-binding protein LysM, whose protein sequence is MIKSSVKNIVIPFSICILMALALYPDSSLNPDTYSTKGLELDYNISEELGMVSQDHTVKYNLFTPHLGKSFEGFKEALAFKESRGNYFTVNTLGYLGKYQFGTETLKLIGIYTPNQFLYNPELQEKAFIANAERNKWVLRKDIKRFEGQKIAGVKITESGILAAAHLAGPGNVKKFLRSYGVNNLSDAYGSSVKYYMKKFSGYDTSMITPDKKARVTL, encoded by the coding sequence ATGATTAAAAGTAGCGTTAAGAATATAGTAATACCATTTTCAATTTGTATACTTATGGCATTAGCCTTGTATCCAGATTCTTCTCTTAATCCTGATACGTATTCAACGAAAGGATTAGAGCTTGATTATAATATTTCTGAAGAATTAGGGATGGTTTCTCAAGACCATACCGTGAAGTACAATTTGTTTACACCACATTTAGGTAAATCTTTTGAAGGATTTAAAGAGGCATTAGCTTTTAAAGAATCTAGAGGAAACTATTTTACGGTAAATACTTTAGGATATTTAGGTAAATATCAATTTGGTACTGAAACCTTAAAATTAATTGGTATTTATACTCCGAATCAATTTTTATACAATCCAGAATTACAAGAGAAAGCATTTATTGCAAATGCAGAGCGCAATAAATGGGTGCTTAGAAAAGATATTAAGCGCTTTGAAGGCCAAAAAATTGCAGGTGTAAAAATCACCGAATCTGGTATTTTAGCTGCTGCACATCTAGCAGGTCCTGGTAATGTTAAGAAGTTTTTACGTAGCTATGGTGTTAATAACCTTTCTGACGCTTATGGTTCTTCTGTAAAGTATTATATGAAAAAGTTTTCAGGTTATGATACCTCTATGATTACTCCAGATAAAAAGGCTAGAGTAACACTCTAA
- the dnaA gene encoding chromosomal replication initiator protein DnaA, which yields MEITAQSVWSNCLAFIKDNIQPQAYKTWFEPIDAVKLSGNALSIQVPSKFFYEWLEEHYVKILKVSLTKELGAEAKLVYVIKMENTYGNKQPFTEKIPSANRSALKSQDVDVPFNNKSPELRNPFIIPGIRNVKIESQLNPSYSFENFLEGDSNRLARNAGIAVANKPGGTSFNPLLIFGGVGLGKTHLAHAIGVDIKDKYPEKTVLYISAEKFTQQYIDSVKKNNRNDFIHFYQIIDVLIIDDVQFLSGKTGTQDVFFHIFNHLHQNGKQVILTSDKAPVDMQDIEQRLLSRFKWGLSAELQTPDFETRVSILKNKLYRDGVEMQDDIIEYVAKHIKTNVRELEGAIISLIAQSSFNKKEITINLAKDIVEKFVKNTKREVSIDYIQKVVSDYFQMDVNTLQSKTRKRHIVQARQLAMFFAKKYTKASLASIGSQIGQRDHATVLHACKTVDNLSSTDKQFRKYVEDLSKKLAL from the coding sequence ATGGAGATCACAGCGCAATCTGTATGGAGTAATTGTCTCGCTTTTATAAAAGATAATATACAACCACAAGCCTATAAAACTTGGTTTGAACCTATAGATGCTGTTAAACTTTCGGGTAATGCATTGAGTATTCAAGTTCCAAGTAAATTTTTCTACGAGTGGTTAGAAGAGCATTATGTAAAAATCTTAAAGGTTTCACTTACAAAAGAGTTAGGCGCAGAAGCTAAATTGGTGTACGTTATTAAAATGGAAAACACCTATGGAAACAAACAACCTTTTACAGAAAAGATTCCAAGTGCAAACCGTTCTGCTTTAAAATCTCAAGATGTAGATGTACCTTTCAATAATAAAAGTCCTGAACTAAGAAATCCGTTTATAATTCCTGGAATTAGAAATGTAAAAATCGAATCGCAACTTAATCCAAGTTATAGTTTTGAAAATTTCCTAGAAGGTGATTCTAACCGTTTAGCAAGAAATGCAGGTATTGCAGTTGCCAACAAACCCGGAGGAACCTCATTTAATCCGCTTTTAATTTTTGGTGGTGTTGGTTTAGGAAAAACACATTTAGCCCATGCTATTGGTGTTGATATTAAAGATAAATACCCTGAAAAAACAGTTTTATATATTTCTGCTGAAAAATTCACACAACAATATATAGATTCTGTAAAAAAGAATAATAGAAATGATTTTATTCACTTCTATCAAATTATAGATGTCCTTATTATAGATGATGTACAATTCTTGTCTGGTAAAACAGGTACGCAAGATGTCTTCTTCCATATATTCAATCATTTACACCAAAACGGAAAGCAAGTTATTTTAACAAGTGATAAAGCTCCTGTAGACATGCAAGATATTGAGCAACGCTTATTATCGCGTTTTAAATGGGGACTTTCTGCAGAATTACAAACTCCTGACTTTGAAACAAGAGTTTCTATTTTAAAAAACAAGCTTTACAGAGATGGTGTTGAAATGCAAGATGACATTATAGAATATGTTGCAAAACATATTAAAACTAATGTTAGAGAGCTAGAAGGAGCCATTATTTCATTAATAGCGCAATCGTCTTTCAACAAAAAAGAAATTACAATTAATCTAGCAAAAGATATTGTAGAGAAGTTTGTAAAGAACACGAAGCGTGAAGTTTCTATTGATTATATTCAAAAAGTAGTTTCAGATTACTTCCAAATGGATGTGAATACACTTCAGTCTAAAACACGTAAACGTCATATTGTACAAGCACGTCAATTAGCTATGTTTTTTGCTAAAAAATACACAAAAGCATCTTTAGCTAGTATAGGTTCTCAAATAGGACAACGAGACCATGCCACAGTCTTACACGCATGTAAGACTGTAGATAACTTATCTTCAACAGATAAGCAATTCAGAAAATATGTTGAAGATTTGTCTAAAAAATTAGCCCTTTAA
- a CDS encoding HAD family hydrolase, giving the protein MQKIKTLIFDFGDVFINLDKPGAMQYALDLFNLKTFDADMIETNILYEVGKISTSEFIQFYKSKFPKISETKLIYAWNCIIKDFPEHRLEFIKKLALLKEYKLILLSNTNDMHIDYVKETVPFFNEFKACFDVFYLSQEIHFRKPNTDIFEFVLTENNLIANECLFIDDTKDNTDTADRMGFHTWNIDETKEDIVTLFKTKKELF; this is encoded by the coding sequence ATGCAAAAGATTAAAACACTAATTTTCGATTTTGGTGATGTATTTATCAACCTAGATAAGCCAGGTGCTATGCAGTATGCATTAGATTTATTCAATCTTAAGACGTTTGACGCTGATATGATTGAAACGAATATATTATATGAAGTCGGTAAAATTTCTACTTCTGAATTTATTCAGTTTTATAAATCGAAATTTCCAAAAATAAGTGAAACCAAACTTATTTATGCCTGGAATTGTATCATTAAAGATTTTCCTGAGCATAGATTAGAATTCATTAAAAAATTAGCACTTCTAAAAGAATACAAACTCATATTATTGAGTAACACCAATGATATGCATATTGATTATGTAAAAGAAACAGTTCCTTTCTTTAATGAGTTTAAAGCTTGTTTTGATGTCTTTTACCTATCTCAAGAAATTCATTTTAGAAAACCAAATACAGATATTTTTGAATTCGTTTTAACTGAAAACAATCTTATTGCTAATGAATGTTTGTTTATTGATGACACCAAAGACAATACTGATACAGCAGATAGAATGGGATTCCACACTTGGAACATCGACGAAACCAAAGAAGACATTGTGACACTTTTTAAAACTAAAAAAGAGCTCTTTTGA
- a CDS encoding EamA family transporter — protein MIYLLLSVLSSTAIFVLFKLFSKYKIDTLQAIVINYATAFGFGLIFNDAKINISEIIQTHWFIAAIGLGFLFIAIFNVMALTAQKNGLSVASVASKMSLIIPVIFGIYANNESTETQKLIGIALALVAVYLTSIKQKDNTIVTKSIYLPIILFFGSGIIDTSVNHFAPKGNIPLFLSSIFGIAALIGISLIAYKYITTKKKFQIKSVPFGILLGIANYGSMYFLLLALRVENTESSTIFTINNIAILALSTLIGLVLFKENISRKNWIGIILALISIVLVTLA, from the coding sequence TTGATTTATTTACTATTAAGCGTATTGTCTTCTACGGCAATTTTCGTGTTGTTTAAACTTTTTAGCAAGTATAAAATTGACACGCTTCAAGCTATTGTAATCAATTACGCAACGGCTTTTGGTTTTGGATTGATATTCAACGATGCAAAAATTAACATTTCAGAAATTATACAAACCCATTGGTTTATTGCGGCTATTGGATTAGGCTTTCTGTTTATTGCCATATTCAATGTTATGGCTTTAACCGCTCAAAAAAACGGGCTTTCGGTAGCTTCTGTCGCTAGTAAAATGAGTTTAATTATTCCAGTAATATTTGGTATTTATGCAAATAATGAAAGCACTGAAACTCAAAAATTAATAGGAATTGCTTTAGCTTTAGTTGCCGTTTACTTAACTTCTATTAAACAAAAAGATAATACCATTGTTACAAAATCTATCTATTTACCAATCATTCTTTTCTTCGGTTCTGGTATAATAGATACTTCTGTTAATCATTTTGCTCCAAAAGGTAATATTCCTTTATTTTTATCCTCTATTTTTGGTATAGCAGCACTAATTGGAATTTCTCTAATTGCATACAAATACATTACTACGAAAAAAAAATTTCAAATAAAAAGCGTCCCTTTTGGAATCTTATTAGGTATTGCCAATTATGGTTCTATGTATTTTCTGCTGTTAGCTTTACGAGTAGAAAACACAGAGAGTTCAACCATATTCACCATTAATAATATTGCAATTTTAGCACTATCTACATTAATAGGATTAGTCTTATTTAAAGAGAATATTTCTAGGAAAAACTGGATAGGTATTATCTTAGCACTAATTTCAATAGTATTAGTAACTTTAGCATAA